One Cupriavidus pauculus genomic window, ACGGCATCCGGGCGACAAGTGATTGCATCGAGTTGGATCGTCTTTCGATATTTTTTTAAAAGATTGTTATATCTCGATCGTCTCTCTCGGACAGCAATTCGCGTAACGTGCCCGCCATGCGAGGCGTTGCGGAAGCAGGCATCAAAAAGGAGCGATGTCCGACTGCTCGTCGGGAGGGGGTACGCCGATCCGGACATCGCCAAAGCTCACGACGGTGTGACGTTAGAGGCCGAGATCCGTCAGCCCTGCATGATCGTCGGGCCGCCGGCCCAGGGGCCAATGAAACTTGCGATCGGTCTCCTTGATGGGCAGATCGTTGATGCAGGCAAAACGCCGTTGCATCAGACCGTTCTCGTCGAACTCCCAGTTTTCGTTGCCGTACGAACGGTACCAGTGGCCGGAGTCGTCGTGCCATTCATACGCATAGCGAACGGCGATCCGGTTACCTTCGAACGCCCACAGTTCCTTGATCAGCCGGTAGTCCAGCTCCTTGTTCCATTTGCGCGTCAGGAAGTCGACGATTTCCTTGCGCCCGTTGGCGAACTCGGCGCGGTTACGCCAGGCACTATCCTTCGTGTAGGCGAGCGACACCTTTTCCGGATCTCGGGTGTTCCAGCCATCTTCCGCGAGGCGGACCTTGACCAGGGCAGTTTCCCGGGTGAAGGGCGGGACAGGTTGGCGGACTTCGGTGTTCGACATGAGGGCTCCTTGAATGGAAACGACTACAGAGAAACGACTCCCGGTTACTGCGTGAAGGCATCTGCGATAGTAGTCGGGTGGAAAAAACTTGGGCGCCGAGGAGCGGACCGTCGACGCCGTCTGCCCGCTGCGCCGATATCGACATCCCGCTTGTCAGAAGTACTGCGGCATGCGCATCGTCGGATAGTCCGTGTATCCCATCGCCGAACCTCCGTAGAACGTCGAGCGCTGCGCCTCGTTCATCGGCGCTCCCGTCCGGAGGCGCTCGACGAAGTCCGGATTGGCGAGGATGGGACGCCCATAGGCTTCCATGTCTGCCCGAGAGGATTTGACGTCGATGCCGATCTCGGCAAGGGGCCGTCCCGGTCGGTTGAGGATCAGTATCCGGCGCCAGCGCTGGCGGATATCCTCGAGCATCGCGTCGTCGCCGTGATGAACGATGTGCAGGTAAGCGAGACCGAGCCGGTCGAGTTCTGTAACCAGATAACGATAGAGTGCCGGTGCCTCGGCACCTTCATCGATACCGCGCGTCCTGAGCCCCGGCGACAGTCGGATCGCAGTCCTGTCCGGACCGATTTCGTCGGCGATGGCGGTGGCGATCTCTATTGCGAAGCGCGCGCGATGCTGGAGGGATCCGCCATAGGCATCGGTACGGATATTGGCGCTTGGCGCGAGGAACTGTTGGAGGAGCAGACCTTCCGCCCCGTGAATTTCCACCCCGTCGCTGCCGGCATCCATTGCACGGCGCGCCGCGTGGCGGAAATCCCGGATCGTTTGCTGAATCTCCCCGATATCGAGTGGACGGGGCGTGGGGATGTCCTGCACGCCTTTCCGTGTGAACATCTGCGCCTGCGGAGCGATCGCGGACGGCGCCACACCCGGCCGGTGGTGTGGTGTGTCATCGGGGTGCGACATGCGCCCCGCATGCATGAGCTGGATGAAAAGGCGCCCGCCTTGCGCGCGGATCGCGCGCGTCGTCTTTTGCCATCCAGCCACATGGGCATCGGTATAGATACCTGGCGTGGCACGATATCCCTGCGCGTCGGCGCAAGGCTGAGTGCCTTCGGAGACGATGAGGCCAACGCTCGCGCGCTGGCTGTAATACCTGGCGGAGAGTTCCCCGGGCGTGCCATCGGGCAAGGCACGGCACCGTGTCATGGGTGCCATGACGATACGGTTCTGAAGTCTGTAACGGCCCAGTTCCACCCCGTCAAACAGATCCGCCATTCCCGCCACCCTCCCGACTCGTGCGCATCTTATTGGATAAGGCTACTCGTACGGTCGAGAGCGCCACCACCGTTCGCGTGATTCAGTGGTACGGTTATGGTCGCCGATTCAAGCGTCGGGCACATCCACTCGCTGCGAAAGGCAGTATTTCCCTCCGATCAAGAGTGGGGATGCGCAAGGGCAAAGGAGGCTGCGTTGCCCCCGCGACTTTTCGGAGGACGGGTTTCGCGAATTCGCTTC contains:
- a CDS encoding alkene reductase; amino-acid sequence: MADLFDGVELGRYRLQNRIVMAPMTRCRALPDGTPGELSARYYSQRASVGLIVSEGTQPCADAQGYRATPGIYTDAHVAGWQKTTRAIRAQGGRLFIQLMHAGRMSHPDDTPHHRPGVAPSAIAPQAQMFTRKGVQDIPTPRPLDIGEIQQTIRDFRHAARRAMDAGSDGVEIHGAEGLLLQQFLAPSANIRTDAYGGSLQHRARFAIEIATAIADEIGPDRTAIRLSPGLRTRGIDEGAEAPALYRYLVTELDRLGLAYLHIVHHGDDAMLEDIRQRWRRILILNRPGRPLAEIGIDVKSSRADMEAYGRPILANPDFVERLRTGAPMNEAQRSTFYGGSAMGYTDYPTMRMPQYF
- a CDS encoding DUF1348 family protein, yielding MSNTEVRQPVPPFTRETALVKVRLAEDGWNTRDPEKVSLAYTKDSAWRNRAEFANGRKEIVDFLTRKWNKELDYRLIKELWAFEGNRIAVRYAYEWHDDSGHWYRSYGNENWEFDENGLMQRRFACINDLPIKETDRKFHWPLGRRPDDHAGLTDLGL